The proteins below are encoded in one region of Acetoanaerobium noterae:
- a CDS encoding HD-GYP domain-containing protein — translation MDTVMMGLDKNLIGQKLEKDVYSETGILVVAAGTYISEKVYQKMESYFINNVHIKKKETKDKKYQDYAVIKSTYLKNVDVMKTVLKEISLNGTVDDEMIMDMTNSITLHSQKMGYFIDCIHDLKSADEYTYNHSINVAIYAMLIGSWMKLPEIDIQYLVLAGILHDVGKSKIPNEILNKNTRLTDEEFAIMKKHSHLGYCIVKDMENIPEDVKKAVLMHHEKLDGSGYPLRCKSKQIPKFAQILAVADVYDALTSKRVYKDKITPFETFKEMSKMGYSHFAPDVLMTFLKNIVYYYVGFKLKLNTGEIGEILYVSPLNNYQPLIKVEGKVIDLSLDKRYSILEMA, via the coding sequence ATGGATACTGTAATGATGGGACTAGATAAAAATTTGATAGGACAGAAGCTAGAAAAAGATGTCTACAGCGAAACAGGTATTTTAGTCGTAGCTGCCGGAACCTATATTTCTGAAAAAGTATATCAAAAAATGGAATCTTATTTTATAAATAATGTTCATATTAAGAAAAAGGAAACGAAAGATAAAAAATATCAAGATTATGCAGTTATAAAATCAACATATCTTAAAAATGTGGATGTAATGAAAACTGTGCTTAAAGAAATATCATTAAATGGTACAGTTGATGATGAAATGATAATGGACATGACTAATTCTATAACACTTCATTCACAAAAGATGGGGTATTTTATCGATTGTATTCATGATTTAAAATCTGCAGATGAATATACATATAATCATAGTATTAATGTTGCAATATATGCAATGCTCATTGGAAGCTGGATGAAGCTCCCAGAAATAGATATTCAGTACCTCGTACTGGCTGGAATACTTCACGATGTGGGCAAGTCAAAAATTCCAAATGAAATTCTAAACAAAAATACAAGACTAACTGATGAAGAATTTGCTATAATGAAAAAGCATTCTCATTTAGGCTACTGCATTGTTAAAGATATGGAGAATATTCCAGAGGACGTAAAAAAAGCTGTTTTAATGCATCATGAGAAATTAGATGGAAGCGGATACCCATTAAGATGCAAAAGCAAACAAATTCCAAAATTCGCTCAAATATTAGCAGTTGCTGATGTATATGATGCACTGACTTCAAAAAGAGTTTATAAAGATAAAATCACTCCTTTTGAAACCTTTAAAGAGATGAGCAAGATGGGATACTCTCATTTCGCTCCCGATGTTCTGATGACTTTTTTAAAAAACATAGTTTATTATTATGTAGGCTTTAAACTCAAATTAAATACAGGTGAAATAGGAGAAATTCTTTATGTATCACCACTTAATAATTATCAGCCTCTTATTAAAGTAGAGGGTAAAGTAATAGATTTATCTTTAGACAAGAGATATAGTATTTTAGAAATGGCGTAA
- a CDS encoding HD-GYP domain-containing protein, whose product MRICSIQKIPQKAKLAKPVYDHKGILLLNKGIDITESITNKFKANNIYFIYIEDDISEGIEIESIIDDETKAMITFSIKNIIDNVSCGKKTNAMLPIQEIKKVENIVDTLLKNIKEKNELSYMAVELMGTDMNTYTHSVNVAILSIINSIDYGYADSMCEKIGFGALMHDIGKTRIDNHVLQKHGILSHEEFNLMKMHPTLGYKMLKSDPSISSISKSIILNHHEKLDGTGYPSGLTASQMPDFLRIVTLSDMFDAMTTDRVYRRRIPVHVALENLMADCISKLDAKIYNRFVRNVILYPPGSMVMLNEGTTAIVSEYNKLNPTRPKLRIVDSKNYSYQEEIDLMQVLNLLIEHTID is encoded by the coding sequence ATGAGAATATGTAGTATACAAAAAATCCCTCAAAAAGCTAAACTGGCAAAACCGGTATATGATCATAAAGGTATTTTATTATTAAACAAGGGAATAGATATCACAGAGAGCATAACAAATAAATTTAAAGCCAATAACATTTATTTTATTTATATAGAAGACGATATTTCTGAGGGGATAGAGATAGAGTCTATAATTGACGACGAAACTAAAGCAATGATAACCTTTAGCATAAAAAATATAATTGATAACGTAAGCTGTGGGAAAAAAACTAATGCCATGCTACCTATTCAAGAAATAAAAAAAGTAGAAAATATTGTTGACACTCTATTAAAAAACATAAAAGAAAAGAATGAGTTATCCTATATGGCTGTAGAGCTTATGGGAACAGATATGAATACCTATACTCACAGTGTAAATGTAGCTATATTATCTATTATTAATTCAATAGACTATGGCTACGCAGATTCCATGTGCGAAAAGATAGGATTTGGAGCTTTGATGCACGATATTGGAAAAACTAGGATAGATAACCACGTACTGCAAAAACACGGAATTTTATCTCACGAAGAATTTAATCTTATGAAAATGCACCCAACTCTAGGGTATAAGATGCTAAAATCGGACCCATCTATAAGCTCCATATCAAAATCTATAATTTTAAACCACCATGAAAAGCTAGATGGAACAGGATATCCAAGTGGACTTACTGCTTCACAGATGCCAGATTTTTTGAGAATAGTTACTCTTTCTGACATGTTTGACGCTATGACAACGGATAGAGTATATAGAAGAAGAATCCCTGTACATGTTGCACTTGAAAATCTTATGGCAGATTGCATCAGTAAATTGGATGCCAAAATCTATAATAGATTTGTAAGAAATGTAATTTTATATCCACCAGGCAGCATGGTGATGCTAAATGAAGGAACAACTGCAATAGTTAGTGAATATAACAAGCTAAACCCAACAAGACCTAAGCTAAGAATAGTAGACTCAAAAAATTACAGCTATCAAGAGGAAATTGATTTGATGCAGGTGCTTAATCTGTTAATAGAGCATACCATTGATTAA
- a CDS encoding CBS domain-containing protein, with protein MKAKDIMTPNVITVSKSDSVEKAIKLLLEHNITGLPVVDEAGHVIGIITEGDLMYRGGEIKPPRYLAIFDSYIFIDNPSKFEKQLKKMTGMFVEDVMTTPVIVIEAEQSVPDAANLMTKHKVNRLPVIEEGKLVGIISRRDIIKSYASMA; from the coding sequence ATGAAAGCAAAAGATATAATGACTCCAAATGTTATTACTGTTTCAAAGTCGGATTCAGTTGAAAAAGCCATTAAGCTGTTGTTAGAGCATAATATAACAGGACTTCCAGTTGTGGATGAAGCTGGCCACGTTATAGGCATAATAACTGAAGGCGATTTAATGTATAGGGGAGGAGAAATAAAGCCTCCTAGATATTTGGCTATTTTTGACAGCTATATTTTTATTGACAATCCTAGTAAATTTGAGAAGCAATTAAAGAAAATGACAGGGATGTTTGTTGAGGATGTAATGACTACCCCAGTGATAGTAATTGAAGCAGAGCAAAGCGTACCAGATGCAGCCAACCTTATGACAAAGCATAAGGTGAATAGGCTCCCTGTTATAGAAGAAGGAAAATTAGTTGGAATTATAAGTAGGAGAGACATTATAAAAAGCTATGCCTCAATGGCATAG